In the genome of Actinobacillus lignieresii, the window CTTACATAAAAAAGGCGACTATATTAGTCGCCTTGGTATTCTAAGGAAAATTAGAATAATTTTCTAGCCGCCTCAAACAGTTCTTCTTTGAACGGACGGCGCATATTGTTAATCGCATCAATAATATCGTGATGTACCAAATTCTCATTTTTGATACCGATACAACGACCGCCGTGACCTTGTAATAACAGATCCACCGCATATACGCCCATACGGGAAGCTAAAATACGGTCGAACGGGCAAGGCGCACCGCCGCGTTGAATGTGACCTAATACGGTTGCGCGCGTTTCATGACCGAAACGGTCTTCGATTTCTTTTGCCAATGCCTGAACGTCCGTCATTAATTCGGTAATCGCAATAATCGCATGACGTTTACCTTTATTAAAACCGTCTTCGATATTACGCATTAGCGACTCTTTATCCAAACCTTTTTCCGGCACGATAATATATTCGCAACCGCTGGCAAGCGCCGCACTAATGGTTAAATCGCCGCAGTGGCGTCCCATAATTTCTACGATAGAAATACGTTGATGCGAGGTAGAAGTATCGCGTAAACGGTCAATCGCTTCCACCGCCGTTTCCAATGCGGTTTGGTAACCGATAGTGTAATCCGTACC includes:
- the pfkA gene encoding 6-phosphofructokinase, with amino-acid sequence MAKQIKKIAVLTSGGDAPGMNAAIRGVVRAALNEGLEVYGVQDGYYGLYTDRVIPLDRRSVSETINRGGTFLGSARFPQFKDPEVRKKSVETLKKYDIDALVVIGGDGSYMGAKLITEEFGYPCIGIPGTIDNDIVGTDYTIGYQTALETAVEAIDRLRDTSTSHQRISIVEIMGRHCGDLTISAALASGCEYIIVPEKGLDKESLMRNIEDGFNKGKRHAIIAITELMTDVQALAKEIEDRFGHETRATVLGHIQRGGAPCPFDRILASRMGVYAVDLLLQGHGGRCIGIKNENLVHHDIIDAINNMRRPFKEELFEAARKLF